In a genomic window of Chrysemys picta bellii isolate R12L10 chromosome 1, ASM1138683v2, whole genome shotgun sequence:
- the FAM3B gene encoding protein FAM3B isoform X3, whose translation MRLGWSNLVKLSGLMLASVCAWYLGYLFADIVPEDSLSSAIENLQSIGEKPVLKAPPPKRQKCDHWSPCSPGSYAYRLLSGGGKEKFAKICFEDELLISEQKGNVGRGINIAIVNYKTGKVISTEFFDMWEGDFSGPMTTFIKNAPQGSLLLMVTHDDGSSRLNDGAKKAIAELGSKEIWNMKFRSSWAFIAAKGFNLPDDIQKEKINHSDNSKNRYNGWPAEIQIEGCIPVNLI comes from the exons ATGCGACTGGGCTGGAGCA ACCTTGTGAAGTTATCAGGACTTATGTTAGCATCAGTGTGTGCTTGGTATTTGGGATACCTGTTTGCAGATATCGTACCTGAAGATTCGCTATCATCAGCTATCGAAAATCTTCAGAGTATTGGAGAGAAACCAGTACTTAAGG CGCCACCCCCCAAAAGACAGAAATGTGACCATTGGTCTCCGTGCTCACCTGGGAGCTATGCTTATCGATTACTCAGTGGTGGTGGCAAGGAAAAGTTTGCCAAGATTTGTTTTGAAGATGAGCT GCTCATAAGTGAACAGAAGGGTAATGTTGGAAGAGGTATAAACATTGCCATCGTGAATT ATAAAACAGGAAAAGTTATATCTACAGAGTTTTTTGACATGTGGGAAGGAG ACTTCTCGGGACCCATGACTACCTTCATTAAAAATGCACCTCAAGGGTCACTTCTCTTGATGGTGACCCATGATGATGGAAGCAGCAG ACTAAACGATGGTGCAAAAAAAGCAATAGCAGAGCTTGGCAGTAAAGAAATATGGAACATGAAGTTCAGGTCAAGCTGGGCCTTTATAGCTGCCAAAGGTTTCAACCTACCAGATGACATTCAAAAAGAAAAG aTCAACCATTCTGACAATAGCAAGAACAGATATAATGGCTGGCCAGCTGAAATCCAGATAGAAGGCTGTATCCCAGTAAACCTGATCTGA
- the FAM3B gene encoding protein FAM3B isoform X1 — protein MRLGWSNLVKLSGLMLASVCAWYLGYLFADIVPEDSLSSAIENLQSIGEKPVLKAPPPKRQKCDHWSPCSPGSYAYRLLSGGGKEKFAKICFEDELLISEQKGNVGRGINIAIVNYKTGKVISTEFFDMWEGDFSGPMTTFIKNAPQGSLLLMVTHDDGSSRLNDGAKKAIAELGSKEIWNMKFRSSWAFIAAKGFNLPDDIQKEKGGRKFSRLVMTTYKR, from the exons ATGCGACTGGGCTGGAGCA ACCTTGTGAAGTTATCAGGACTTATGTTAGCATCAGTGTGTGCTTGGTATTTGGGATACCTGTTTGCAGATATCGTACCTGAAGATTCGCTATCATCAGCTATCGAAAATCTTCAGAGTATTGGAGAGAAACCAGTACTTAAGG CGCCACCCCCCAAAAGACAGAAATGTGACCATTGGTCTCCGTGCTCACCTGGGAGCTATGCTTATCGATTACTCAGTGGTGGTGGCAAGGAAAAGTTTGCCAAGATTTGTTTTGAAGATGAGCT GCTCATAAGTGAACAGAAGGGTAATGTTGGAAGAGGTATAAACATTGCCATCGTGAATT ATAAAACAGGAAAAGTTATATCTACAGAGTTTTTTGACATGTGGGAAGGAG ACTTCTCGGGACCCATGACTACCTTCATTAAAAATGCACCTCAAGGGTCACTTCTCTTGATGGTGACCCATGATGATGGAAGCAGCAG ACTAAACGATGGTGCAAAAAAAGCAATAGCAGAGCTTGGCAGTAAAGAAATATGGAACATGAAGTTCAGGTCAAGCTGGGCCTTTATAGCTGCCAAAGGTTTCAACCTACCAGATGACATTCAAAAAGAAAAG GGAGGCAGGAAGTTTTCCCGACTAGTGATGACTACCTATAAACGATAA
- the FAM3B gene encoding protein FAM3B isoform X2, whose product MLASVCAWYLGYLFADIVPEDSLSSAIENLQSIGEKPVLKAPPPKRQKCDHWSPCSPGSYAYRLLSGGGKEKFAKICFEDELLISEQKGNVGRGINIAIVNYKTGKVISTEFFDMWEGDFSGPMTTFIKNAPQGSLLLMVTHDDGSSRLNDGAKKAIAELGSKEIWNMKFRSSWAFIAAKGFNLPDDIQKEKINHSDNSKNRYNGWPAEIQIEGCIPVNLI is encoded by the exons ATGTTAGCATCAGTGTGTGCTTGGTATTTGGGATACCTGTTTGCAGATATCGTACCTGAAGATTCGCTATCATCAGCTATCGAAAATCTTCAGAGTATTGGAGAGAAACCAGTACTTAAGG CGCCACCCCCCAAAAGACAGAAATGTGACCATTGGTCTCCGTGCTCACCTGGGAGCTATGCTTATCGATTACTCAGTGGTGGTGGCAAGGAAAAGTTTGCCAAGATTTGTTTTGAAGATGAGCT GCTCATAAGTGAACAGAAGGGTAATGTTGGAAGAGGTATAAACATTGCCATCGTGAATT ATAAAACAGGAAAAGTTATATCTACAGAGTTTTTTGACATGTGGGAAGGAG ACTTCTCGGGACCCATGACTACCTTCATTAAAAATGCACCTCAAGGGTCACTTCTCTTGATGGTGACCCATGATGATGGAAGCAGCAG ACTAAACGATGGTGCAAAAAAAGCAATAGCAGAGCTTGGCAGTAAAGAAATATGGAACATGAAGTTCAGGTCAAGCTGGGCCTTTATAGCTGCCAAAGGTTTCAACCTACCAGATGACATTCAAAAAGAAAAG aTCAACCATTCTGACAATAGCAAGAACAGATATAATGGCTGGCCAGCTGAAATCCAGATAGAAGGCTGTATCCCAGTAAACCTGATCTGA